The Nothobranchius furzeri strain GRZ-AD chromosome 8, NfurGRZ-RIMD1, whole genome shotgun sequence genome includes a region encoding these proteins:
- the LOC139071442 gene encoding uncharacterized protein, with the protein MAALEKEGLLQPPFSDSSDLPLKQDMEDGQTVKASTSVPVGAAPERPSVPDEQDALSRQTPLTGESLSPTSSAASMENARLRLRLARMKYEAEEKSRLQQIELEIRRCEIEAETKLKLKRMELEYQARGGASSTTDYEHERSMDKQRNECDISKCLVLVPTFRESEVDSYFATFERLAAALDWPQEVWSIMLQCKLTGKAQEVIASLSLSDSMDYNKVKAAVLVAYELVPEAYRQKFRSQHVKLSTQTYVEFSREKALMFEKWILASKVETLQDLKELILLEEFKKCLPERLALYLNERKVSSLSSAALLADEFVLTHRVGGVHQGESARPVSVTPFRNSFSSSSSETSLLLLPPGGACRERLCNPQAEE; encoded by the coding sequence ATGGCCGCGTTGGAAAAGGAAGGTTTGTTACAACCTCCTTTCAGTGACTCTTCGGATTTGCCCCTGAAACAGGACATGGAGGATGGACAGACTGTGAAAGCTTCTACTTCCGTTCCTGTGGGTGCTGCACCCGAGCGCCCTTCTGTCCCAGATGAACAGGACGCTCTTTCGCGGCAGACGCCGCTCACAGGAGAGAGTTTATCCCCCACTTCCTCTGCTGCTAGTATGGAGAATGCACGTCTTCGTCTCAGGCTGGCCCGCATGAAATATGAGGCTGAGGAAAAGTCCCGATTGCAGCAAATCGAACTGGAGATCCGCCGCTGTGAGATCGAGGCTGAAACAAAGTTAAAACTGAAACGTATGGAGTTGGAATACCAAGCAAGAGGAGGTGCTTCTTCTACTACAGACTATGAGCACGAGAGGTCCATGGACAAACAGAGAAACGAGTGTGACATCAGCAAGTGCCTTGTTCTGGTGCCGACTTTCCGGGAGAGCGAGGTTGACAGCTACTTCGCTACATTTGAGCGTCTGGCTGCTGCTTTAGACTGGCCCCAAGAGGTGTGGTCCATTATGCTGCAGTGTAAGTTAACCGGAAAGGCTCAAGAGGTAATTGCTTCTCTTTCTTTATCTGACAgcatggattataataaagtaaaagctgctgttcttgttgcttatgagttggttcctgaagcctatcgtcagaagttccggtcacagcatgtaaaactctccacgcaaacttatgttgagttctctagagaaaaagctctgatgtttgagaaatggatccttgcctcaaaggttgaaactctacaggatcttaaagagctaattctcctggaggaatttaagaagtgtttgccagagaggttggcattatatttaaatgaaagaaaagtctcttctctctcctcagccGCCCTACTGGCGGATGAGTTTGTGTTGACGCACCGTGTTGGTGGTGTTCATCAGGGTGAATCTGCCCGCCCGGTGTCAGTAACACCTTTTAGAAactccttctcctcctcgtcctcaGAAACCTCGCTGTTATTATTGCCACCTGGTGGGGCATGTCGCGAGAGATTGTGTAATCCTCAAGCGGAGGAATGA